The proteins below are encoded in one region of Citrobacter enshiensis:
- the sucC gene encoding ADP-forming succinate--CoA ligase subunit beta has protein sequence MNLHEYQAKQLFARYGLPAPVGYACTTPREAEEAASKIGAGPWVVKCQVHAGGRGKAGGVKVVKSKEEIRAFAEHWLGKRLVTYQTDAHGQPVNQILVEAATDIDKELYLGAVVDRSSRRVVFMASTEGGVEIEKVAEETPHLIHKIALDPLAGPMPYQGRELAFKLGLEGKQVQQFTKIFMGLATIFLERDLALIEINPLVITKQGDLICLDGKLGADGNALFRQADLREMRDQSQEDPREAQAAQWELNYVALDGNIGCMVNGAGLAMGTMDIVKLHGGEPANFLDVGGGATKERVTEAFKIILSDDNVKAVLVNIFGGIVRCDLIADGIIGAVAEVGVNVPVVVRLEGNNAELGAKKLADSGLNIIAAKSLTDAAQQVVAAVEGK, from the coding sequence ATGAACTTACATGAATATCAGGCAAAACAACTTTTTGCCCGCTATGGCTTACCGGCGCCGGTGGGTTATGCCTGTACTACTCCGCGTGAAGCAGAAGAAGCCGCTTCTAAAATCGGTGCGGGTCCGTGGGTAGTCAAATGTCAGGTTCACGCTGGCGGCCGCGGCAAAGCGGGCGGTGTGAAAGTGGTTAAGAGCAAAGAAGAGATCCGCGCTTTTGCTGAGCACTGGCTGGGTAAACGTCTGGTGACCTACCAAACGGATGCGCACGGTCAGCCGGTTAACCAGATTCTGGTTGAAGCAGCCACTGATATTGATAAAGAACTCTATCTGGGCGCGGTTGTTGACCGTAGCTCCCGTCGCGTGGTCTTCATGGCCTCTACCGAAGGCGGCGTGGAAATCGAGAAAGTGGCGGAAGAAACCCCGCACCTGATCCACAAAATCGCACTGGATCCGCTGGCTGGCCCGATGCCGTATCAGGGGCGCGAGCTGGCGTTCAAACTGGGTCTGGAAGGTAAACAGGTTCAGCAGTTCACCAAAATCTTCATGGGTCTGGCGACCATCTTCCTGGAGCGCGACCTGGCGCTGATCGAAATCAACCCATTGGTTATCACTAAGCAGGGCGACCTGATCTGCCTCGATGGCAAACTGGGCGCTGACGGTAACGCACTGTTCCGCCAGGCTGACCTGCGCGAAATGCGCGACCAGTCTCAGGAAGATCCGCGTGAAGCGCAGGCGGCACAGTGGGAACTGAACTACGTCGCACTGGATGGCAACATCGGTTGCATGGTTAACGGTGCGGGCCTGGCAATGGGCACCATGGACATCGTTAAACTGCACGGCGGCGAACCGGCAAACTTCCTCGACGTGGGCGGCGGCGCAACCAAAGAGCGCGTGACCGAAGCGTTCAAAATCATCCTGTCCGACGACAATGTGAAAGCCGTTCTGGTTAACATCTTCGGTGGTATCGTGCGCTGCGACCTGATCGCTGACGGTATTATCGGTGCGGTGGCAGAAGTGGGTGTAAACGTTCCGGTTGTCGTTCGTCTGGAAGGTAACAACGCCGAACTCGGCGCGAAGAAACTGGCTGACAGCGGCCTGAATATTATTGCAGCGAAAAGTCTGACGGATGCAGCTCAGCAGGTTGTTGCCGCAGTGGAGGGGAAATAA
- the odhB gene encoding 2-oxoglutarate dehydrogenase complex dihydrolipoyllysine-residue succinyltransferase, which produces MSSVDILVPDLPESVADATVATWHKKPGDAVVRDEVLVEIETDKVVLEVPASADGILDAVLEDEGTTVTSRQILGRLREGNSAGKETNAKSDEQASTPAQRQQASLSEQNNDALSPAIRRLLGEHNLEASAIKGTGVGGRITREDVEKHLAKAPAKAESKAPVAAPAAQPALGARSEKRVPMTRLRKRVAERLLEAKNSTAMLTTFNEVNMKPIMDLRKQYGDAFEKRHGIRLGFMSFYVKAVVEALKRYPEVNASIDGDDVVYHNYFDVSMAVSTPRGLVTPVLRDVDALGMADVEKKIKELAVKGRDGKLTVEDLTGGNFTITNGGVFGSLMSTPIINPPQSAILGMHAIKDRPMAVDGKVEILPMMYLALSYDHRLIDGRESVGFLVAIKELLEDPTRLLLDV; this is translated from the coding sequence ATGAGTAGCGTAGATATTCTTGTTCCCGACCTGCCTGAGTCTGTAGCAGACGCGACCGTTGCAACCTGGCATAAAAAACCAGGCGACGCGGTTGTTCGCGACGAAGTGCTGGTAGAAATCGAAACTGACAAAGTGGTACTGGAAGTACCGGCATCGGCGGACGGCATTCTGGATGCAGTACTGGAAGATGAAGGCACCACCGTGACTTCTCGCCAGATCCTGGGTCGCCTGCGTGAAGGCAACAGCGCAGGGAAAGAAACCAACGCCAAGTCTGATGAGCAAGCGTCTACCCCGGCGCAGCGTCAGCAGGCTTCTCTGTCTGAGCAAAACAATGATGCGCTGAGTCCGGCGATCCGTCGCCTGCTCGGTGAGCACAACCTCGAAGCCAGCGCTATTAAAGGCACCGGCGTCGGCGGGCGTATTACCCGTGAAGATGTTGAAAAGCATCTGGCGAAAGCGCCTGCGAAAGCCGAGTCTAAAGCGCCAGTTGCGGCCCCTGCTGCACAACCAGCTCTCGGCGCGCGCAGTGAAAAACGTGTTCCGATGACCCGTCTGCGTAAGCGCGTGGCCGAGCGTCTGCTGGAAGCGAAAAACTCGACCGCCATGCTGACAACCTTCAACGAAGTCAACATGAAGCCGATTATGGATCTGCGTAAGCAGTACGGCGACGCATTCGAAAAACGTCACGGTATCCGTCTGGGCTTTATGTCTTTCTACGTGAAAGCGGTAGTTGAAGCGCTGAAACGTTATCCGGAAGTCAATGCCTCTATTGATGGCGATGACGTGGTGTACCACAACTACTTTGATGTCAGCATGGCGGTATCTACGCCGCGCGGTCTGGTAACACCGGTGCTGCGTGATGTCGATGCCCTCGGTATGGCTGACGTTGAGAAGAAAATTAAAGAACTGGCAGTGAAAGGTCGCGACGGCAAACTGACCGTTGAGGATCTGACCGGCGGTAACTTCACCATCACCAACGGTGGTGTGTTCGGTTCCCTGATGTCTACGCCGATCATCAACCCGCCGCAGAGCGCAATCCTGGGCATGCACGCGATCAAAGACAGACCGATGGCTGTCGATGGTAAGGTTGAGATCCTGCCGATGATGTACCTTGCGCTGTCTTACGACCACCGTCTGATCGATGGTCGCGAGTCAGTAGGCTTCCTGGTGGCCATTAAAGAGCTGCTGGAAGATCCGACACGTCTGCTGCTGGACGTGTAG
- the sucA gene encoding 2-oxoglutarate dehydrogenase E1 component, with product MQNGAMKAWLDSSYLSGANQSWIEQLYEDFLTDPDSVDANWRSMFQQLPGTGVKPDQFHSTTRDYFRRLAKDASRYSSTISDPDTNAKQVKVLQLINAYRFRGHQHANLDPLGLWKQENVADLDPSFHDLTEADFQESFNVGSFAGGKETMKLGELISALKQTYCGPIGAEYMHITSTEEKRWLQQRIESGRAAFSGEEKKRFLSELTAAEGLERYLGAKFPGAKRFSLEGGDALIPMLKEMIRHAGNSGTREVVLGMAHRGRLNVLVNVLGKKPQDLFDEFAGKHKEHLGTGDVKYHMGFSSDIETEGGLVHLALAFNPSHLEIVSPVVIGSVRARLDRLDEPSSNKVLPITIHGDAAVTGQGVVQETLNMSKARGYEVGGTVRIVINNQVGFTTSNPLDARSTPYCTDIGKMVQAPIFHVNADDPEAVAFVTRLALDFRNTFKRDVFIDLFCYRRHGHNEADEPSATQPLMYQKIKKHPTPRKIYADKLEQDKVASQEDSTEMVNLYRDALDAGECVVKEWRPMNMHSFTWSPYLNHEWDENYPSKVEMKRLQELAKRISTVPDAVEMQSRVAKIYGDRQAMASGEKLFDWGGAETLAYATLVDEGIPVRLSGEDAGRGTFFHRHAVVHNQSNGSTYTPLQHVHNGQGTFRVWDSVLSEEAVLAFEYGYATAEPRTLTIWEAQFGDFANGAQVVIDQFISSGEQKWGRMCGLVMLLPHGYEGQGPEHSSARLERYLQLCAEQNMQVCVPSTPAQVYHMLRRQALRGMRRPLVVMSPKSLLRHPLAVSSLDELANGTFMPAIGEVDDLDPQGVKRVVMCSGKVYYDLLEQRRKNNQKDVAIVRIEQLYPFPHQAMQEVLKQYAHVHDFVWCQEEPLNQGAWYCSQHHFREVIPFGSALRYAGRPASASPAVGYMSVHQKQQQDLVNDALNVD from the coding sequence ATGCAGAACGGCGCAATGAAAGCCTGGTTGGACTCTTCTTACCTCTCTGGCGCAAACCAGAGCTGGATAGAACAGCTCTATGAAGACTTCTTAACCGATCCTGACTCAGTAGACGCCAACTGGCGTTCTATGTTCCAGCAGTTACCTGGCACCGGAGTCAAACCGGATCAATTCCATTCAACAACGCGTGATTATTTCCGTCGTCTGGCGAAGGATGCCTCACGTTACTCTTCTACGATTTCCGACCCTGACACCAATGCTAAGCAGGTTAAAGTCCTGCAGCTTATCAACGCTTATCGTTTCCGCGGTCACCAGCACGCAAACCTCGACCCGCTGGGACTGTGGAAGCAAGAAAACGTGGCAGATCTGGATCCTTCTTTCCACGATCTGACTGAGGCCGATTTCCAGGAAAGCTTTAACGTAGGTTCTTTTGCTGGCGGCAAAGAGACAATGAAGCTGGGCGAACTGATTTCAGCACTCAAGCAGACATACTGCGGCCCGATTGGCGCCGAGTATATGCACATCACCAGCACCGAAGAGAAACGCTGGCTGCAACAGCGTATCGAATCGGGTCGTGCAGCCTTTAGCGGCGAAGAGAAGAAACGCTTCCTGAGCGAACTGACCGCAGCGGAAGGTCTTGAGCGTTATCTGGGCGCGAAATTCCCAGGCGCAAAACGTTTCTCGCTCGAAGGCGGCGATGCGTTAATTCCAATGCTCAAAGAGATGATCCGCCACGCGGGTAACAGCGGCACGCGTGAAGTGGTGCTGGGTATGGCGCACCGTGGTCGTCTGAACGTGCTGGTTAACGTTCTGGGTAAAAAACCGCAGGATCTGTTCGACGAATTTGCGGGCAAACATAAAGAACATCTCGGCACCGGCGACGTGAAGTACCACATGGGCTTCTCGTCTGATATCGAAACCGAAGGCGGTCTGGTTCACCTGGCGCTGGCGTTTAACCCGTCGCATCTGGAAATCGTCAGCCCGGTGGTTATCGGTTCCGTGCGTGCGCGTCTGGACAGACTCGACGAGCCGAGCAGCAATAAAGTCCTGCCAATCACCATTCACGGTGACGCGGCAGTGACCGGGCAGGGCGTGGTTCAGGAAACCCTGAACATGTCAAAAGCGCGGGGTTACGAAGTGGGCGGTACCGTTCGCATCGTTATCAACAACCAGGTGGGCTTCACCACCTCTAACCCGCTGGATGCGCGTTCTACCCCGTACTGCACCGACATCGGTAAAATGGTACAGGCGCCGATCTTCCACGTTAACGCGGATGACCCGGAAGCGGTCGCGTTTGTGACCCGTCTGGCGCTGGACTTCCGTAACACCTTTAAACGCGATGTCTTCATCGACCTGTTCTGCTACCGTCGTCATGGCCATAACGAAGCCGATGAGCCGAGTGCAACGCAGCCGTTGATGTATCAGAAAATCAAAAAACATCCGACGCCGCGTAAAATCTATGCCGACAAACTCGAGCAGGATAAAGTCGCTTCGCAGGAAGACTCGACCGAAATGGTCAATCTGTACCGCGACGCGCTGGATGCTGGCGAATGTGTGGTGAAAGAGTGGCGTCCGATGAATATGCACTCCTTTACCTGGTCGCCGTACCTCAACCATGAATGGGATGAAAATTACCCGAGCAAGGTTGAAATGAAGCGCCTGCAGGAACTGGCCAAACGTATCAGCACCGTGCCGGATGCAGTTGAGATGCAGTCTCGCGTAGCCAAAATTTACGGTGACCGTCAGGCGATGGCATCAGGCGAGAAACTGTTTGACTGGGGCGGCGCAGAAACACTGGCGTACGCGACGTTGGTCGATGAAGGTATCCCGGTGCGTCTGTCCGGTGAAGATGCGGGCCGTGGTACGTTCTTCCACCGTCATGCGGTGGTTCATAACCAGTCCAATGGTTCCACCTATACCCCGTTGCAGCACGTTCATAACGGCCAGGGCACTTTCCGTGTCTGGGACTCCGTGCTCTCTGAAGAAGCGGTACTGGCATTCGAATACGGTTATGCCACGGCTGAGCCCCGCACGCTGACTATCTGGGAAGCGCAATTCGGTGACTTCGCCAACGGCGCGCAGGTGGTTATCGACCAGTTCATCTCCTCCGGTGAGCAGAAGTGGGGACGTATGTGTGGTCTGGTCATGCTCCTGCCGCACGGTTACGAAGGTCAGGGGCCGGAGCACTCCTCCGCGCGTCTGGAACGTTATCTGCAACTCTGCGCTGAGCAGAACATGCAGGTTTGCGTCCCATCGACCCCGGCTCAGGTGTACCACATGTTGCGTCGTCAGGCGCTGCGCGGTATGCGCCGTCCGCTGGTGGTGATGTCGCCGAAGTCGCTGCTGCGTCACCCGCTGGCCGTCTCTTCACTTGATGAACTGGCAAATGGCACCTTCATGCCGGCTATCGGCGAAGTTGATGACCTCGATCCGCAAGGCGTGAAGCGCGTGGTGATGTGTTCTGGTAAGGTTTATTACGATCTGCTGGAACAGCGTCGCAAGAACAATCAAAAAGATGTGGCCATTGTGCGCATCGAACAACTCTATCCTTTCCCGCATCAGGCGATGCAGGAAGTATTAAAACAGTACGCTCACGTACATGATTTTGTCTGGTGCCAGGAAGAGCCGCTCAACCAGGGCGCATGGTATTGCAGCCAGCATCATTTCCGTGAAGTGATTCCATTTGGGTCTGCTCTGCGTTATGCAGGTCGCCCGGCCTCCGCCTCTCCGGCGGTAGGGTATATGTCCGTTCACCAGAAACAGCAACAAGATCTGGTCAATGACGCGCTGAACGTCGATTAA
- the sdhB gene encoding succinate dehydrogenase iron-sulfur subunit SdhB: MKLEFSIYRYNPDVDDAPHMQDYSLEGEEGRDMMLLDALIQLKEKDPSLSFRRSCREGVCGSDGLNMNGKNGLACITPISALHQPGKKIVIRPLPGLPVVRDLVVDMGQFYAQYEKIKPYLLNNGQNPPAREHLQMPEQREKLDGLYECILCACCSTSCPSFWWNPDKFIGPAGLLAAYRFLIDSRDTETDSRLEGLSDAFSVFRCHSIMNCVSVCPKGLNPTRAIGHIKSMLLHRSA, encoded by the coding sequence ATGAAACTCGAGTTTTCGATTTATCGCTATAACCCGGATGTTGATGACGCTCCGCATATGCAGGATTACAGCCTGGAAGGCGAAGAAGGGCGTGACATGATGCTGCTGGATGCGTTAATCCAGCTGAAAGAAAAAGACCCAAGTCTGTCGTTCCGTCGCTCCTGCCGTGAAGGGGTGTGTGGCTCTGATGGTCTGAACATGAACGGTAAAAATGGTCTGGCCTGTATCACCCCGATCTCGGCGTTGCACCAGCCGGGTAAGAAAATTGTGATCCGTCCCCTGCCTGGCTTACCGGTTGTTCGCGATTTGGTGGTAGACATGGGGCAATTCTATGCACAATATGAGAAGATTAAGCCTTACCTATTGAATAATGGGCAAAATCCACCCGCTCGCGAGCATTTACAAATGCCTGAGCAGCGTGAAAAACTGGATGGGTTGTACGAGTGCATTCTGTGTGCATGCTGTTCAACATCCTGCCCGTCATTCTGGTGGAATCCTGACAAATTTATCGGCCCGGCGGGTCTGCTTGCTGCGTATCGCTTCCTGATCGACAGCCGCGATACTGAAACCGATAGCCGTCTGGAAGGGTTGAGTGATGCTTTCAGCGTATTCCGCTGCCACAGCATCATGAATTGCGTCAGTGTCTGTCCGAAAGGGCTTAACCCGACGCGCGCTATCGGTCATATTAAGTCGATGTTGCTGCATCGCAGTGCGTAA
- the sdhA gene encoding succinate dehydrogenase flavoprotein subunit — protein MKLPVREFDAVVIGAGGAGMRAALQISQSGQTCALLSKVFPTRSHTVSAQGGITVALGNTHEDNWEWHMYDTVKGSDYIGDQDAIEYMCKTGPEAILELDHMGLPFSRLDDGTIYQRPFGGQSKNFGGEQAARTAAAADRTGHALLHTLYQQNLKNHTTIFSEWYALDLVKNADGAVVGCTALCIETGEVVYFKANATVLATGGAGRIYQSTTNAHINTGDGVGMALRAGVPVQDMEMWQFHPTGIAGAGVLVTEGCRGEGGYLLNKHGERFMERYAPNAKDLAGRDVVARSIMIEIREGRGCDGPWGPHAKLKLDHLGKDVLESRLPGILELSRTFAHVDPVKEPIPVIPTCHYMMGGIPTKVTGQALTVNAQGEDVVIPGLFAVGEIACVSVHGANRLGGNSLLDLVVFGRAVGLHLQESIAEQGDLQDATEEEIDASLERLNRWNGNRDGEDPVAIRKALQECMQHNFSVFREGDAMAKGLEQLKAIRERLKNARLDDTSSEFNTQRVECLELDNLMETAYATAVSANFRTESRGAHSRFDFPERDDENWLCHSLYLPESESMTRRQVNMEPKLRPAFPPKIRTY, from the coding sequence ATGAAACTGCCAGTAAGAGAATTTGATGCTGTAGTGATTGGCGCAGGCGGCGCAGGTATGCGTGCGGCGCTGCAAATTTCCCAAAGCGGCCAGACCTGTGCGCTGCTGTCTAAAGTCTTCCCAACCCGTTCCCATACCGTATCCGCGCAGGGCGGCATTACCGTTGCGCTGGGTAATACCCATGAAGATAACTGGGAATGGCACATGTACGACACCGTAAAAGGGTCGGACTATATTGGTGACCAGGACGCGATTGAATATATGTGTAAAACCGGCCCGGAAGCGATTCTGGAGCTGGACCATATGGGGCTTCCGTTCTCTCGCCTCGATGATGGCACTATTTATCAACGTCCGTTTGGCGGCCAGTCGAAAAACTTCGGCGGCGAGCAGGCGGCACGTACCGCAGCGGCGGCTGACCGTACCGGTCACGCGCTGTTGCACACGCTGTATCAGCAGAACCTGAAAAACCACACCACCATTTTCTCTGAGTGGTACGCGCTGGATCTGGTGAAAAACGCCGATGGCGCAGTGGTCGGTTGTACCGCGCTGTGTATCGAAACCGGTGAAGTGGTTTACTTCAAAGCCAACGCCACCGTGCTGGCGACCGGCGGCGCAGGTCGTATCTATCAGTCCACCACTAACGCGCATATCAACACCGGTGACGGCGTCGGTATGGCCCTGCGTGCCGGTGTACCGGTGCAGGATATGGAAATGTGGCAGTTCCACCCAACCGGTATCGCCGGTGCGGGCGTGCTGGTCACCGAAGGCTGCCGCGGTGAAGGCGGTTATCTGCTGAACAAACACGGCGAGCGCTTCATGGAGCGTTATGCCCCGAATGCGAAAGACCTGGCGGGTCGTGACGTGGTGGCGCGTTCCATCATGATCGAAATCCGTGAAGGTCGCGGCTGCGACGGTCCGTGGGGCCCGCACGCTAAATTGAAACTCGACCATCTGGGTAAAGACGTTCTCGAATCCCGTCTGCCGGGCATTCTTGAGCTGTCCCGTACCTTCGCTCACGTTGACCCGGTGAAAGAGCCGATTCCGGTCATCCCAACCTGCCATTATATGATGGGCGGTATCCCGACCAAAGTGACCGGTCAGGCGCTGACTGTGAACGCGCAGGGCGAAGACGTGGTGATTCCTGGGCTGTTTGCGGTGGGCGAAATCGCCTGCGTATCGGTTCACGGTGCCAACCGTCTGGGCGGCAACTCGCTGCTCGACCTGGTGGTGTTCGGTCGTGCGGTTGGCCTGCATCTGCAGGAATCGATTGCAGAACAGGGTGACCTGCAGGATGCGACCGAAGAGGAAATCGACGCCTCTCTGGAACGTCTGAACCGCTGGAACGGCAATCGTGACGGCGAAGATCCGGTCGCGATTCGTAAAGCGTTGCAGGAATGTATGCAGCATAACTTCTCGGTTTTCCGTGAAGGTGATGCGATGGCCAAAGGTCTTGAACAGCTGAAGGCGATTCGCGAGCGTCTGAAAAATGCCCGTCTGGATGACACCTCCAGCGAGTTCAACACCCAGCGCGTCGAGTGCCTGGAGCTGGATAACCTGATGGAAACCGCGTACGCCACCGCAGTATCTGCCAACTTCCGTACTGAAAGCCGTGGCGCGCATAGCCGCTTCGACTTCCCGGAACGTGATGATGAAAACTGGCTGTGCCATTCCCTGTACCTGCCAGAGTCGGAATCCATGACGCGACGTCAAGTCAATATGGAACCGAAACTGCGCCCGGCATTCCCGCCGAAGATTCGTACTTATTAA
- the sdhD gene encoding succinate dehydrogenase membrane anchor subunit, which produces MVSNASALGRNGVHDFILVRATAIVLTLYIIYMVGFFATSGELTWEIWTGFFSSAFTKVFTLLALFSILIHAWIGMWQVLTDYVKPLAVRLVLQLAIVVALVVYVIYGFVVVWGV; this is translated from the coding sequence ATGGTAAGCAACGCCTCCGCATTGGGACGCAACGGCGTACATGACTTCATCCTGGTCCGTGCTACCGCTATCGTTCTGACGTTATACATCATCTACATGGTCGGCTTTTTCGCCACAAGCGGCGAGCTGACCTGGGAAATCTGGACGGGTTTCTTCTCATCGGCATTCACCAAAGTCTTCACCCTGCTGGCTCTGTTTTCCATCTTAATCCATGCCTGGATCGGCATGTGGCAGGTGTTGACCGACTACGTTAAACCGCTGGCTGTGCGCCTTGTGTTGCAACTGGCCATTGTTGTTGCGCTGGTGGTTTACGTCATTTATGGATTTGTTGTGGTGTGGGGTGTGTAA
- the sdhC gene encoding succinate dehydrogenase cytochrome b556 subunit, whose amino-acid sequence MWALFMIRNVKKQRPVNLDLQTIRFPITAIASILHRVSGVITFVAVGILLWLLGTSLSSPEGFQQASAIMGSFFVKLIMWGILTALAYHVVVGVRHMMMDFGYLEETFEAGKRSAKISFVITVVLSLLAGVLVW is encoded by the coding sequence ATGTGGGCGTTATTCATGATAAGAAATGTGAAAAAACAAAGACCTGTCAATTTGGATCTGCAAACGATCCGGTTCCCAATCACGGCGATAGCGTCCATTCTCCATCGCGTTTCCGGAGTGATCACCTTTGTGGCGGTCGGGATACTGTTGTGGTTATTGGGTACCAGCCTCTCTTCCCCTGAAGGATTCCAGCAGGCGTCCGCCATCATGGGGAGCTTCTTCGTTAAATTGATTATGTGGGGCATTCTCACCGCGCTGGCGTATCACGTCGTGGTCGGAGTTCGCCACATGATGATGGATTTTGGCTATCTGGAAGAAACATTCGAAGCGGGTAAACGCTCCGCCAAAATCTCTTTTGTTATCACTGTCGTGCTTTCACTTCTCGCAGGAGTCCTCGTATGGTAA
- a CDS encoding citrate synthase, with translation MADTKAKLTLNGDAAIELDVLKGTLGQDVIDIRSLGSKGMFTFDPGFTSTASCESKITFIDGDEGILLHRGFPIDQLATESNYLEVCYILLYGEKPSQEEYDEFRTTVTRHTMIHEQITRLFHAFRRDSHPMAVMCGITGALAAFYHDSLDVNNPRHREIAAFRLLSKMPTMAAMCYKYSIGQPFVYPRNDLSYAGNFLNMMFSTPCENYEVNPVLERAMDRILILHADHEQNASTSTVRTAGSSGANPFACIAAGIASLWGPAHGGANEAALKMLEEISSVQHIPEFVRRAKDKNDSFRLMGFGHRVYKNYDPRATVMRETCHEVLKELGTKDDLLEVAMELEHIALNDPYFIEKKLYPNVDFYSGIILKAMGIPSSMFTVIFAMARTVGWIAHWNEMHTDGMKIARPRQLYTGYEQRDFKSAIKR, from the coding sequence ATGGCTGATACAAAAGCAAAGCTCACCCTAAATGGTGATGCAGCTATTGAACTGGATGTGCTGAAGGGCACGCTGGGTCAAGACGTTATTGATATTCGTAGCCTTGGTTCAAAAGGTATGTTCACTTTTGACCCAGGTTTTACCTCTACCGCATCCTGCGAATCCAAAATTACGTTCATCGACGGCGATGAAGGTATTTTGCTGCATCGCGGCTTCCCGATCGATCAGTTGGCGACCGAATCCAACTATCTGGAAGTGTGTTATATCCTGCTGTACGGCGAGAAGCCGAGCCAGGAAGAGTACGACGAGTTCAGAACTACTGTTACCCGCCATACGATGATCCACGAGCAAATTACTCGCCTGTTCCACGCCTTCCGTCGCGATTCTCATCCGATGGCCGTTATGTGTGGGATCACCGGTGCGCTGGCGGCGTTTTATCACGACTCCCTGGACGTGAATAACCCGCGTCACCGTGAAATTGCTGCCTTCCGTCTGCTGTCCAAAATGCCGACCATGGCGGCAATGTGCTACAAATATTCTATCGGCCAGCCGTTCGTTTATCCGCGCAACGACCTCTCCTATGCCGGTAATTTCCTGAACATGATGTTCTCCACGCCGTGTGAAAACTATGAAGTTAACCCGGTGCTGGAACGTGCAATGGACCGTATCCTGATCCTGCATGCCGATCACGAACAGAACGCGTCAACCTCTACCGTGCGTACCGCCGGTTCTTCTGGTGCTAATCCATTTGCCTGCATCGCAGCCGGTATCGCCTCCCTGTGGGGACCGGCGCACGGCGGCGCGAACGAAGCGGCGCTGAAAATGCTGGAAGAAATCAGCTCTGTTCAACACATACCGGAATTTGTTCGCCGCGCGAAAGACAAGAACGATTCTTTCCGCCTGATGGGCTTCGGTCACCGTGTTTACAAAAACTACGATCCGCGTGCGACCGTGATGCGCGAAACCTGCCACGAAGTACTGAAAGAGCTGGGCACCAAAGATGACCTGCTGGAAGTGGCGATGGAGCTGGAACACATTGCACTGAACGACCCGTACTTCATCGAGAAGAAACTCTACCCGAACGTAGACTTCTACTCCGGCATCATTCTGAAAGCGATGGGTATTCCGTCCTCCATGTTCACGGTGATCTTCGCGATGGCGCGTACCGTAGGCTGGATTGCGCACTGGAACGAAATGCACACCGACGGCATGAAAATTGCGCGTCCTCGTCAGCTGTATACCGGCTACGAACAGCGCGATTTTAAATCCGCGATCAAGCGTTAA